The Oxyura jamaicensis isolate SHBP4307 breed ruddy duck chromosome Z, BPBGC_Ojam_1.0, whole genome shotgun sequence genome window below encodes:
- the CORO2A gene encoding coronin-2A → MSWHPQYRSSKFRHVYGKAASKDKCYDCVPITHSVHDNHFCAVNPHFIAVVTECAGGGAFLVIPIHQTGKLDPHYPRICGHKGNVLDIKWNPFNDFVIASCSEDATVKIWDIPKHLLTRNITIAKKELLGHARRVGLIEWHPTAENILFSSGYDYKIMIWNIDTREAILSNPVKILDAHKDVILSMSFNTDGSLLATACRDRKIRVIEPRAGTVLQEANYKSHRVNKVLFLGNMKKLLSTGTSRWNNRQIALWDQNDLSVPLLEEDLDGSSGLLFPFYDSDTNMLYVVGKGDGNIRYYEISPEKPYLNYLTEYHSHLPQKGIGMMPKRGLEVSACEIFRFYKLIPTKSLIEPISMIVPRRSESYQEDIYPLTTGAQPALTAQEWLNGINKGPLLVSLRPGSGAVNSLPQYLEPEPLLKTTDHYQGWGAITAPEEMQKKSEIQDSRKQLEVGERLPKKEQTHLSNGFDIFECSPPKTENELLQMFYRQQEEIRRLREVVNQRDVQIKQLELELRNLHMDTSRY, encoded by the exons ATGTCGTGGCACCCGCAGTACCGCAGCTCCAAGTTCCGCCACGTGTATGGCAAGGCTGCCAGCAAGGACAAGTGCTATGACTGCGTGCCCATAACCCACAGCGTCCATGACAACCACTTCTGCGCCGTGAACCCACACTTCATCGCGGTAGTGACAGAGTGCGCGGGCGGAGGGGCCTTCCTCGTCATCCCCATCCACCAG acaggGAAGCTTGACCCACATTATCCCAGAATATGTGGGCACAAAGGAAATGTTCTGGATATCAAGTGGAACCCATTCAATGACTTTGTAATAGCTTCGTGTTCAGAAGATGCCACT GTTAAGATCTGGGACATCCCCAAGCACTTGCTAACAAGAAACATCACCATTGCGAAGAAGGAACTTCTTGGGCATGCTCGAAGGGTGGGCCTCATTGAGTGGCATCCCACTGCCGAAAACATCCTCTTCAGCTCCGGCTATGACTACAAG aTAATGATCTGGAACATCGACACGAGGGAGGCTATCCTCTCGAACCCAGTGAAGATCCTCGACGCTCACAAAGATGTGATACTCTCCATGTCATTTAACACAGATGGCAGCCTCCTTGCCACAGCCTGCCGGGACAGAAAGATCCGTGTCATAGAACCTCGTGCAGGAACAGTCCTACAA GAAGCCAACTACAAGTCTCACAGAGTCAATAAAGTCTTGTTCCttggaaacatgaaaaagcTGCTCTCTACTGGAACATCTCGGTGGAATAATAGGCAAATTGCATTATGGGATCAA AATGACCTTTCTGTGCCTTTACTGGAGGAAGATCTGGATGGCTCCTCAGGGCTCCTGTTTCCCTTCTATGACTCAGACACAAACATGCTTTACGTTGTTGGAAAG GGTGATGGAAATATACGGTACTATGAGATAAGCCCTGAGAAACCATACCTGAACTACCTGACAGAATATCATTCTCATTTACCACAGAAAGGAATTG GAATGATGCCAAAGAGAGGCCTTGAAGTGTCAGCTTGTGAGATTTTCCGTTTCTACAAACTGATCCCAACTAAAAGCCTGATTGAGCCCATCTCCATGATTGTGCCTCGACGG TCGGAGTCATACCAGGAAGACATCTACCCCTTGACCACTGGAGCCCAGCCAGCACTGACAGCGCAGGAGTGGCTGAACGGTATTAACAAAG GGCCTCTCTTGGTGTCCTTGAGACCAGGCTCTGGAGCTGTGAATTCCTTACCACAATATCTCGAGCCAGAGCCACTCCTGAAAACTACTGACCATTACCAAGGCTGGGGAGCAATAACAGCACCAGAGGAGAtgcagaagaaatctgaaatccaagacagcagaaaacagctggAAGTGGGGGAGAGGTTGCCAAAAAAGGAGCAAACGCATCTTTCCAATGGCTTTGACATATTTGAGTGCTCACCaccaaaaactgaaaatgag cttctgCAGATGTTTTACCGACAACAGGAAGAAATACGTAGACTACGTGAGGTGGTAAACCAGAGAGATGTCCAAATTaaacagctggagctggagctcaGAAACCTCCATATGGACACTAGCAGGTACTGA